One window of the Pedobacter ginsengisoli genome contains the following:
- a CDS encoding GIN domain-containing protein yields MKTLVKTLFASALTVVFLASTGMTTFANGTDKKPVELATSMTFNKLKVSGNVKVVLVQSKKERIEVVNGDYNQEKTSIKRLGYTLIINSTEANQITVLVLVNDLQRIDASGQAVVKTEGKFDLKCLQVFLKDDAKATVKANTESMYTYIKDHADLKLSGTTADHTMIKDDISKLNTDRLVAVKTTTTPYEQVMVAASRK; encoded by the coding sequence ATGAAAACTCTAGTAAAAACATTATTCGCCTCAGCATTGACCGTTGTATTTTTGGCCTCTACCGGTATGACAACATTTGCTAATGGAACCGATAAAAAGCCAGTTGAATTGGCTACTTCAATGACTTTTAATAAGCTTAAAGTGAGCGGGAATGTGAAGGTTGTTTTAGTTCAAAGTAAAAAAGAACGCATAGAAGTTGTAAATGGTGATTATAATCAGGAGAAAACTTCAATTAAAAGACTTGGATATACTTTAATTATTAATTCTACAGAAGCTAATCAGATAACAGTTCTGGTCTTGGTAAATGACCTACAGCGAATAGATGCTTCTGGCCAGGCTGTTGTGAAAACCGAAGGTAAGTTTGACCTTAAATGTCTTCAGGTATTTCTAAAAGATGATGCAAAAGCAACGGTAAAAGCAAATACAGAAAGTATGTATACTTATATAAAAGATCATGCAGATTTGAAATTAAGCGGAACAACAGCAGATCATACTATGATAAAGGACGACATTTCGAAATTGAATACTGATAGATTGGTGGCAGTGAAAACAACAACAACACCATATGAGCAGGTTATGGTAGCTGCCAGTAGAAAATAG
- the aat gene encoding leucyl/phenylalanyl-tRNA--protein transferase → MVFRLPEDEIVFPNPALADPDGLLAVGGDLSVERLLLAYHNGIFPWFSDDDPICWYSPHERCVIYPAEVKVSKSMGKVLKSGTFVITFNRAFSEVIINCAKVGRKDQPGTWITKEMQDAYIRLHEHGYAKSVEVWKDNVLVGGLYGVEIGDVFCGESMFSLVSNASKAALIWLCQSNKFKLIDCQLPNDHLMSLGAEMISREKYSEFLNG, encoded by the coding sequence ATGGTTTTTAGATTACCTGAAGATGAGATTGTTTTTCCTAACCCGGCATTGGCGGATCCGGATGGCTTGTTGGCTGTAGGTGGAGATTTAAGCGTAGAAAGATTGCTTTTGGCTTATCACAACGGAATTTTTCCGTGGTTTAGTGATGATGATCCAATTTGCTGGTATTCGCCTCATGAACGCTGTGTAATATATCCTGCCGAAGTAAAGGTTAGTAAAAGTATGGGTAAAGTGCTTAAATCCGGAACTTTTGTGATCACCTTTAACAGGGCATTTAGTGAGGTAATAATTAACTGTGCAAAAGTTGGCAGGAAAGATCAGCCAGGCACCTGGATTACCAAAGAAATGCAGGATGCTTATATCAGGTTGCATGAACACGGTTATGCTAAAAGTGTAGAGGTTTGGAAAGATAATGTACTGGTAGGTGGATTGTATGGTGTTGAGATAGGGGATGTTTTTTGCGGAGAGAGTATGTTTAGCTTGGTAAGTAATGCATCAAAAGCTGCTCTTATTTGGTTGTGCCAGTCGAATAAATTTAAGTTAATAGATTGTCAGTTGCCCAATGATCATTTGATGAGTTTAGGGGCAGAAATGATTTCGCGTGAGAAGTACAGTGAATTCCTGAACGGTTAG
- a CDS encoding YccF domain-containing protein: MNLIGNIIWIIFGGIFIFFEYIIGGLILCLTIVGIPFGIQCFKFAFVGLAPFGVKITDTSSNTGCLSTVMNIIWLIFGGLWIALTHLFFGILLCITIVGIPFGRQHFKLMNLAFSPFGKSIS, translated from the coding sequence ATGAATTTAATAGGCAATATAATCTGGATCATTTTTGGCGGAATATTTATATTTTTTGAATATATAATTGGTGGCCTTATCTTATGCTTAACCATTGTCGGAATCCCATTCGGGATACAATGTTTCAAATTTGCCTTTGTCGGCCTTGCTCCATTTGGCGTTAAAATTACTGACACATCTTCAAACACGGGCTGCCTATCAACCGTAATGAATATCATTTGGTTAATATTTGGAGGCTTATGGATCGCACTTACACACCTATTCTTTGGCATACTGCTATGTATTACCATTGTGGGTATTCCATTTGGCCGTCAGCATTTCAAATTAATGAACCTGGCCTTCTCTCCCTTTGGAAAATCGATCAGTTAA
- a CDS encoding aldehyde dehydrogenase family protein: MQNNISQVLKNLNILDLNPAYSTGNEWGASPDAQILNSDSPVNGKNIARCKMATTENYNAIIIKAEEAHSYWRSIPAPKRGEIIRQFGDALRKNKEDLGTLVSYEMGKSLQEGFGEVQEMIDICDFAVGLSRQLYGLTMHSERPSHRMYEQWHPLGIVGIISAFNFPVAVWSWNAALALVCGNVCLWKPSEKTPLTAIACQHIIAGVFKANEIPEGVCNLIIGDKVIGELMTNDSRIPLISATGSTRMGKAVAVAVGARLGKSLLELGGNNAIIISEHADLDMSLIGAVFGAVGTAGQRCTSTRRLIIHESVYDTFTAKLVKAYGQLRIGDPLDQHNHVGPLIDTDAVAAYLNSIENCKTEGGNFIVEGGVLQGQAYTSGCYVKPCIAEVKNDYKIVQHETFAPILYLIKYKTLNEAIALQNGVPQGLSSAIMTLNLREAEQFLSAQGSDCGIANVNIGTSGAEIGGAFGGEKETGGGRESGSDAWKAYMRRQTNTINYSNTLPLAQGIKFDL; the protein is encoded by the coding sequence ATGCAGAATAATATCAGTCAGGTTTTAAAAAACCTAAACATTCTGGATTTAAATCCGGCCTACAGTACAGGTAATGAATGGGGAGCCTCTCCAGACGCACAAATACTCAACAGTGATTCTCCCGTTAATGGGAAGAACATCGCCCGTTGTAAGATGGCAACTACTGAAAATTACAATGCTATAATAATAAAAGCAGAAGAGGCCCATTCCTATTGGCGCAGCATACCAGCACCAAAACGGGGCGAAATAATAAGGCAGTTTGGTGATGCCCTTCGTAAAAACAAAGAAGATCTGGGTACTCTTGTTTCTTATGAGATGGGTAAGAGTCTTCAGGAAGGATTTGGAGAAGTACAGGAAATGATAGACATCTGTGATTTTGCCGTAGGCCTGTCTCGCCAGCTTTATGGCTTAACAATGCACTCTGAGCGTCCCAGCCATCGGATGTACGAACAATGGCACCCATTAGGGATCGTCGGCATTATTTCTGCCTTTAATTTCCCCGTAGCTGTGTGGAGCTGGAATGCAGCATTGGCACTAGTTTGTGGCAACGTTTGCCTTTGGAAACCATCCGAAAAAACACCACTTACAGCAATTGCCTGTCAACATATTATTGCCGGTGTTTTTAAAGCAAATGAGATTCCGGAAGGTGTATGTAACCTAATTATCGGAGATAAAGTAATTGGCGAGCTCATGACAAATGACAGTCGAATCCCACTAATATCAGCTACAGGATCAACCCGCATGGGAAAGGCTGTTGCCGTAGCGGTGGGTGCCAGGCTCGGTAAAAGCTTGCTTGAGCTGGGTGGAAACAATGCTATTATTATCTCTGAACATGCCGACCTGGATATGAGCTTAATTGGTGCTGTTTTTGGTGCTGTTGGAACCGCAGGTCAGCGATGTACCTCTACCCGAAGGCTTATAATTCATGAAAGTGTTTACGACACTTTTACTGCAAAGCTGGTAAAAGCCTATGGTCAATTACGCATCGGCGATCCTCTTGATCAGCATAACCATGTAGGCCCTTTAATTGATACGGATGCTGTAGCTGCTTATCTTAATTCAATTGAAAACTGTAAAACAGAAGGCGGAAATTTTATAGTAGAGGGTGGTGTTCTGCAAGGCCAGGCTTATACCAGCGGGTGTTACGTAAAACCATGTATTGCCGAGGTGAAAAACGACTACAAAATTGTTCAGCATGAAACCTTCGCTCCAATTTTATACCTCATAAAATACAAAACACTTAACGAGGCTATTGCCTTACAAAATGGGGTACCACAGGGTTTATCCTCAGCAATAATGACACTCAATTTAAGAGAAGCCGAACAATTTTTATCTGCTCAGGGTTCTGATTGCGGTATCGCAAATGTTAATATCGGAACTTCCGGAGCAGAGATAGGCGGAGCCTTTGGCGGTGAAAAAGAAACAGGTGGAGGCAGAGAAAGCGGATCTGATGCCTGGAAAGCTTATATGCGCAGGCAGACTAATACAATAAACTATTCCAACACACTTCCTTTAGCGCAAGGAATTAAATTTGATCTCTAA
- a CDS encoding DEAD/DEAH box helicase: protein MLRVDSSKPCKIVYSLCKHAYFGYLIEPHMVQLNPQGDFSLTYQRLFSHTAKEFAKHLTDSDFKLIKILDETEQDFIIKKYHKKVIRPGEFFSKFFNDKFYETVRPKIEKKLSEVLEALKPEGSLYLMDNDGWPAERKIDIATEPSTVLFHFRRNETETRYFPTIKYQGLRIDFMFKDAQIISNQPAWLLLNDMIYFFEQDIEGKKLLPFLNKRYITIPKATEETYFEKFVAPLIEKYHVYAEGFDIKTEKHDPTPTLKVIYVESGISQLQLYFKYGEYAFAMGNEKKVTVRLAKEGNNYVFTRIKRDTAFEKQKFETLLNLGLKKTSALFHNLEVADNHDDDQSYAIINWVNEHIERLKELGFEIEQHNGAKKFLFATSKIDFEIKEDNDWFDINAIVYFGIHPVPFLSLKQHILHKKREFTLPDGTIAIIPEKWFTQYGSLFSLSEGGKSLHLKKHHIGLINELAEDSIANITLSRKLERLNDFENIADTQMPVHFKGDLRSYQKAGYNWFSFLREYNFGGCLADDMGLGKTIQTLAMLQKLKEENDQNTIHGTSLIVMPTSLIYNWLNEAKKFTPKLKIHSHTGTTRDKDVSIFAKYDIVITTYGITRVDIDILKDFYFSYIILDESQNIKNPSSKSFKAVKTLKSKHRLILSGTPVENSVSDLWTQLTFLNPGLLGTQSFFNEEYVQAIEKKKDEDKARKLQAIIKPFVLRRTKEQVAAELPSKTEQVFYCDMSEDQAAYYEKTKSAYRNDLLSSMDDGTYAKKQVQLLQGLTALRQLANHPGMIDDTYTSDSGKFENVVHTLDNVLKGGHKVLIFSQFVKHLNIFRTYFEKENISFSYLDGSTKNRGEIVAEFQKNTELKVFLISIKAGGVGLNLTQADYVFILDPWWNPAVEQQAIDRTHRIGQEKKVFIYKFISKDTVEEKILALQNRKKRLASSLITTEESFFKSLSKDDIKEILN, encoded by the coding sequence ATGTTACGCGTAGATAGTTCCAAACCCTGCAAAATTGTATACTCATTATGTAAACACGCGTATTTTGGATACTTAATTGAACCTCATATGGTTCAATTAAATCCTCAGGGCGACTTTTCACTTACCTATCAGCGCTTATTTTCTCATACCGCTAAAGAGTTTGCGAAACATTTAACAGATAGCGACTTTAAGCTCATTAAGATTCTTGACGAAACGGAGCAAGACTTTATTATAAAGAAATATCATAAGAAAGTGATACGCCCCGGAGAGTTTTTTAGTAAGTTTTTTAATGATAAGTTTTATGAAACCGTTCGCCCAAAAATAGAGAAGAAACTATCTGAAGTTTTAGAAGCGCTTAAACCCGAAGGATCACTATATTTAATGGACAATGATGGTTGGCCAGCCGAACGAAAAATAGATATTGCAACAGAACCTTCAACCGTATTATTCCATTTCAGACGTAACGAGACTGAAACCCGTTATTTCCCAACTATAAAATACCAGGGTTTAAGAATCGATTTTATGTTTAAAGATGCCCAAATTATAAGTAATCAGCCTGCATGGCTATTACTTAATGATATGATCTATTTCTTTGAACAAGATATCGAGGGAAAAAAACTTCTCCCTTTTTTAAATAAGCGATACATAACAATCCCAAAAGCAACTGAAGAAACCTATTTTGAAAAGTTTGTTGCTCCGCTTATAGAAAAATATCATGTTTATGCCGAAGGTTTCGACATAAAAACAGAAAAGCATGACCCAACACCAACACTAAAAGTTATTTATGTAGAGTCTGGTATTTCTCAGCTTCAACTTTATTTTAAATACGGTGAATACGCTTTTGCAATGGGAAATGAAAAGAAAGTAACTGTTCGCCTTGCCAAAGAGGGTAACAACTATGTTTTTACCCGTATAAAAAGAGATACTGCTTTTGAGAAACAAAAATTTGAAACTCTACTAAACCTGGGCTTAAAAAAAACCAGTGCCCTTTTTCACAACCTGGAAGTTGCAGATAATCATGACGATGATCAATCTTATGCCATCATTAATTGGGTAAACGAACATATAGAAAGACTAAAAGAACTTGGTTTTGAAATTGAACAACATAACGGCGCAAAAAAATTCCTGTTTGCCACCAGCAAAATAGATTTTGAAATTAAAGAAGACAATGACTGGTTTGACATAAATGCAATTGTATACTTCGGTATTCATCCCGTGCCCTTTCTATCTCTTAAACAACACATCCTTCATAAAAAGAGAGAGTTTACACTGCCTGATGGCACAATTGCCATTATTCCTGAAAAATGGTTTACACAATATGGCAGTCTTTTTAGCCTGTCAGAAGGAGGCAAATCTCTTCACCTAAAAAAACATCACATAGGCCTCATCAATGAGCTGGCCGAGGATAGCATTGCCAACATAACTTTAAGCCGTAAACTTGAAAGATTAAATGATTTCGAAAACATAGCCGACACCCAAATGCCTGTCCATTTTAAAGGCGACTTACGCAGTTACCAAAAGGCCGGCTACAATTGGTTTAGTTTTTTGCGCGAGTATAATTTTGGCGGATGTTTAGCAGACGATATGGGTTTGGGTAAAACCATACAAACATTAGCCATGTTACAAAAACTTAAAGAAGAAAACGATCAAAATACCATTCATGGAACTTCTTTAATCGTTATGCCAACATCTTTAATCTACAATTGGTTAAATGAAGCAAAAAAATTTACACCTAAGCTCAAAATACATTCACATACGGGAACTACAAGAGACAAAGATGTAAGCATATTTGCCAAGTATGATATTGTTATTACCACTTATGGAATTACCCGTGTAGATATAGACATCCTTAAGGACTTCTATTTTAGCTACATCATATTAGATGAAAGTCAGAATATAAAAAACCCTTCGTCAAAATCATTTAAGGCAGTTAAGACGCTAAAATCTAAACATAGGCTCATTCTGAGTGGTACTCCGGTTGAAAACTCTGTAAGTGATCTTTGGACCCAACTTACCTTTTTAAATCCCGGACTGCTCGGTACACAATCCTTTTTTAACGAAGAATATGTTCAGGCAATTGAGAAAAAGAAGGATGAGGATAAGGCCCGAAAACTACAGGCTATTATAAAACCTTTTGTTTTACGCCGTACAAAAGAACAGGTTGCGGCAGAGCTTCCTTCTAAAACTGAACAAGTATTTTACTGTGATATGAGCGAGGATCAGGCGGCATATTATGAAAAAACGAAATCCGCTTATCGCAACGACCTACTTAGCAGTATGGACGATGGCACTTATGCAAAAAAACAAGTGCAGCTTTTACAAGGTTTAACCGCACTGCGTCAGCTGGCCAATCATCCGGGTATGATAGATGACACTTATACTTCTGATTCAGGAAAGTTTGAAAACGTTGTTCATACGCTTGACAATGTTCTTAAAGGTGGCCATAAGGTTCTTATCTTTTCTCAGTTTGTAAAACACCTCAATATCTTCAGAACTTATTTTGAGAAAGAGAACATTTCCTTTTCTTATCTCGATGGATCAACTAAAAACAGGGGGGAGATAGTTGCTGAATTCCAGAAAAACACAGAGCTAAAGGTCTTCTTAATTTCTATAAAGGCCGGCGGTGTAGGTTTAAATTTAACCCAGGCCGATTATGTATTTATTCTGGACCCATGGTGGAACCCTGCTGTAGAGCAACAGGCAATTGACCGTACACATAGAATAGGACAGGAGAAAAAAGTATTCATCTATAAGTTCATTTCAAAAGATACTGTCGAAGAAAAGATATTGGCACTGCAAAACCGTAAGAAAAGATTGGCAAGCTCCCTAATAACTACTGAAGAAAGCTTCTTCAAATCTTTAAGTAAAGACGACATCAAAGAGATCCTGAACTAA